The Elusimicrobiaceae bacterium genomic interval TGTAGGTTTCCGCGGCCTGTTTGTATCTGCCGAGTCCGGCATAGACCTTGGCCAGTTCCACCCGGTATTCCACCATAAGCGGAGCCAGCCGGACAGCCTGTTCATAGTCTGCTGCGGCCTTGTCATACTTTTTCAAACCCGCAAAAACCGCCGCGCGCACCGCATATACATCGGCGGTTTTTCCGCCTTTGGCGAGCGCGACCGACACGTCTTTCTCCGCCTGATTGAATTCGCCCCTGCGGGCTCTTACTTCCGCGCGGGTGACATAGGGCAGCGGACTGGCCGGCTCCAGCCTGACAGCCGAGGAAAAATCCGCCAGCGCGCTGTCCAGATCGCCGGACTCGGCGTAAACCACTCCGCGGCCCAGGTAATAGGTCATGCCGGACGGCGCGTTCCTGATCGCCTGAGCGTAGTTCGCCAGCGCCTGCGGATACATCTTCAGCTGCCGATACATTTCGCCAATCCGCGCGAACACTTCCGGCTGGCCCGGCGCCAGTTCTATTGACCGCCGGTAACTGTTCAGCGCCTGCTGCGGCTGGCCCTGCGCCTGATACACATTGCCGATCCCTTTGTAAATGCCGGGATTGTACGGCTGAAACCGGGCGGCGGCATTATAATCGTCCAGCGCGGCGGAATAGGCCTCTTTTGAAAACGCCAGATCGCCGCGCGCGCGATAGGCGTCAGCGTAGCCGGGAGCCAGCCGGAGCGCGGTGTCGAGATCGGAATAAGCCTGCTCCGTCAGCCCCATTTTAGCGGCCGCGCTGCCGCGGTAATAAAACTCCACGGCGGTTCCCTTGCCTTTAAGCACCAGCGTCTGATCGAAATCCATCAGCGCGGCTTTATAATTGCCGGCGTCATAATTGATTATGCCCCGGTTGTAATAGGCCGCAGGATCCTGCGGGGAAATCTTAAGGGCGCGATCAAGATCGGCCAGCGCAGCGGCGTTATTGCCCAGCGAATGCAGGCCGAGCCCGCGGTTTGAGAGATATCCGGGATTGTCCGGGTCAAGCGCGAGAGCCTTGTCAAAATCCGCGACCGCCTGTTTGTATTTACCCTGCTGGTACAAAGCCAGGCCCCGGTCGTTATAGGTCACGGCATGAATCGGCATCAGCTCGATAGCTTGCGTAAAATATTTTTCGGCTTTGTCGAACCGGTTGCCGGCAAACTCCTGCTTGCCGCGCAGGTACAGTTCGTTCGCCTGCTGTGGCACGCTTTTTGGCGATGCGCCAGCGCAGCCGCACGCCAGCGAAGCGGCCGCCAATAATACGGGCACCAGCACCTTACGGCCTGCGGGACCGGGCAACAAACGCCTCAAAACCCGCAGTGCTGTTAAGCCCGCGCAAAAAATAACCTGCC includes:
- a CDS encoding tetratricopeptide repeat protein, which gives rise to MLVPVLLAAASLACGCAGASPKSVPQQANELYLRGKQEFAGNRFDKAEKYFTQAIELMPIHAVTYNDRGLALYQQGKYKQAVADFDKALALDPDNPGYLSNRGLGLHSLGNNAAALADLDRALKISPQDPAAYYNRGIINYDAGNYKAALMDFDQTLVLKGKGTAVEFYYRGSAAAKMGLTEQAYSDLDTALRLAPGYADAYRARGDLAFSKEAYSAALDDYNAAARFQPYNPGIYKGIGNVYQAQGQPQQALNSYRRSIELAPGQPEVFARIGEMYRQLKMYPQALANYAQAIRNAPSGMTYYLGRGVVYAESGDLDSALADFSSAVRLEPASPLPYVTRAEVRARRGEFNQAEKDVSVALAKGGKTADVYAVRAAVFAGLKKYDKAAADYEQAVRLAPLMVEYRVELAKVYAGLGRYKQAAETYSKAIDLRRVDYVTYIERGLLFLRLERGKEARQDFVKAFEMAPTDPQTSVALACYYWHYVKDTAAALEYAEQALRLGLKDANVFYDNARFGYFLRRFTIEAGFKDLLKKYGV